In one window of Raphanus sativus cultivar WK10039 unplaced genomic scaffold, ASM80110v3 Scaffold1850, whole genome shotgun sequence DNA:
- the LOC130504872 gene encoding uncharacterized protein LOC130504872 has translation MEFFQKAKTIRIRNSHNNKYLSADDNEETVTQNRNGSTKNSSWTVEPVRDSYNVIRLKSCYGKYLTASNERFLLGATGKKVSQLNPSPLDSSVEWEPVREGSKIKLRTSYGNYLRAHGGLPPWRNSVTHDHLSATQDSISWDVEEFLINPQVTAETELTPSSLSLTSDQNSVVSPPKSDGRTIYYHVADEEGHVEDESTVGYAFTFKGNSVAELTRTLREETCLEDAVVCTRSPVDGSKLFPLRLQLPPNNGTLHVVLVPSCASL, from the exons ATGGAGTTTTTCCAGAAAGCTAAAACTATTCGAATCCGTAACAGCCACAACAACAAGTATCTATCAGCAGACGACAACGAAGAAACCGTGACTCAAAACAGAAACGGTTCAACCAAAAACTCTAGCTGGACCGTCGAACCGGTTCGCGATTCATACAATGTAATCCGTCTTAAAAGCTGTTACGGTAAATACCTAACCGCTTCAAACGAGCGGTTCTTGCTCGGAGCTACAGGCAAGAAAGTGTCTCAGTTAAACCCGAGTCCTCTCGACTCGTCTGTTGAGTGGGAACCGGTGAGAGAAGGATCCAAGATCAAGCTCAGGACCAGTTACGGTAACTATCTAAGAGCTCACGGTGGACTTCCTCCGTGGAGAAACTCAGTCACGCACGATCATTTGTCAGCTACTCAGGATTCCATCTCGTGGGATGTTGAAGAGTTCCTGATCAATCCTCAAGTCACGGCGGAGACAGAGCTCACTCCGTCCTCTCTTTCACTGACATCTGATCAAAAT TCGGTTGTGTCTCCACCGAAATCGGATGGGAGAACGATATACTACCACGTCGCTGACGAGGAAGGACACGTGGAGGACGAATCAACCGTTGGATATGCTTTCACGTTTAAAGGAAACAGCGTGGCGGAGCTGACTCGGACGCTGCGAGAAGAAACGTGCTTGGAGGATGCTGTGGTGTGCACTCGCAGTCCAGTAGACGGCAGCAAGCTGTTTCCCCTTCGTTTGCAACTTCCTCCTAACAATGGAACGTTGCATGTCGTTTTAGTACCTTCCTGTGCTAGCCTCTAG